In the Thermodesulfovibrio yellowstonii DSM 11347 genome, one interval contains:
- the hemB gene encoding porphobilinogen synthase — translation MFPIHRPRRLRRTDILRKMVRETTLTPQDFIYPMFVVPGKKVKNPISSMPECFQESIDEAVKTAKEVFSLGIPAIILFGIPEHKDEKASSAYDEKGVVQQAIKAIKDALPDLIVVTDVCLCEYTSHGHCGIIKNGKIDNDSTLEILALEALSHARAGADIVAPSDMMDGRIGRIRKVLDEEGFSDVIILSYAAKYASSFYGPFREAAQSTPAFGDRRSYQMDPANRREALKEVALDIEEGADIVMVKPALAYLDIISDVKKNFNVPVAAYNVSGEYSMVKAAAQLGWLNEEAVMMEILTAIKRAGADIILTYFAKKAAKLLQ, via the coding sequence ATGTTTCCAATTCATCGCCCAAGAAGATTAAGAAGAACAGATATCCTGAGAAAAATGGTGAGGGAAACCACCCTCACTCCTCAGGATTTTATTTATCCAATGTTTGTTGTACCTGGGAAGAAGGTTAAAAATCCCATATCTTCAATGCCTGAATGTTTTCAGGAAAGCATAGATGAGGCAGTAAAAACAGCAAAAGAAGTATTTTCACTTGGAATACCTGCAATAATTCTCTTTGGAATACCTGAACATAAAGACGAAAAAGCCTCCTCTGCCTATGATGAAAAAGGAGTTGTTCAGCAAGCTATAAAAGCTATAAAAGATGCTTTGCCAGACTTAATTGTGGTGACAGATGTCTGTCTCTGTGAATACACTTCTCATGGTCATTGTGGAATTATAAAAAATGGGAAAATAGATAATGATTCAACCCTTGAAATTTTAGCTCTTGAAGCTCTCTCTCATGCAAGAGCAGGTGCTGATATTGTTGCTCCCTCAGATATGATGGATGGAAGAATAGGAAGAATTCGCAAAGTTCTTGATGAAGAGGGATTCTCTGATGTAATAATTCTATCTTATGCAGCAAAATATGCATCTTCCTTTTATGGTCCTTTCAGAGAGGCTGCGCAATCCACTCCAGCTTTTGGTGACAGACGCAGTTATCAGATGGACCCTGCAAATCGTAGAGAAGCATTGAAAGAAGTTGCTCTTGATATAGAGGAAGGAGCAGATATTGTCATGGTTAAGCCAGCTCTGGCATATCTTGACATAATCTCTGATGTAAAGAAAAACTTTAATGTTCCTGTTGCAGCCTATAATGTAAGTGGTGAATATTCAATGGTAAAAGCCGCAGCTCAGCTTGGCTGGCTTAATGAAGAAGCAGTTATGATGGAAATCCTTACAGCAATAAAAAGAGCAGGAGCAGATATAATTCTTACATATTTTGCAAAAAAAGCAGCAAAATTACTTCAGTAA
- the nth gene encoding endonuclease III produces the protein MDKKEKVLEIIKRLDKRYPNVKTALNFNSALDLVVATILSAQTTDINVNKVTENLFKKYQTADDYANVSLTELENDIKSINFYKNKAKYIKNLAKKLIEEFNGQVPKTMNELVTLPGVGRKTANIVLWNVFGINEGIAVDTHVKRISKLLGLTENTDPDKIEQDLMEITPRKYWGKLSHLLIMLGREICKAKAPNHKICPLSDICPSSTT, from the coding sequence ATGGATAAAAAAGAAAAAGTTTTAGAAATAATTAAAAGGCTTGATAAAAGATATCCGAATGTAAAAACAGCACTTAATTTTAACTCTGCTCTTGATTTAGTTGTTGCAACAATACTTTCTGCACAGACTACAGATATAAATGTAAACAAAGTTACTGAAAATTTATTCAAAAAATATCAAACAGCTGATGATTATGCAAATGTTTCTCTAACAGAACTTGAAAATGATATAAAAAGCATAAATTTCTATAAAAACAAAGCAAAATACATAAAGAATCTTGCAAAGAAATTAATTGAAGAATTTAATGGACAGGTACCTAAAACAATGAATGAATTAGTTACACTCCCAGGTGTTGGAAGAAAAACAGCAAATATTGTGTTATGGAATGTTTTTGGAATAAATGAAGGAATCGCAGTTGATACCCATGTAAAAAGAATATCAAAACTACTTGGCTTAACAGAAAATACAGATCCCGATAAAATTGAACAAGATTTGATGGAAATAACTCCTCGTAAGTATTGGGGAAAACTCTCTCATCTTCTTATAATGCTTGGAAGAGAAATCTGCAAAGCTAAAGCACCAAATCATAAAATCTGTCCATTAAGTGATATCTGTCCGAGTAGTACAACTTAG
- a CDS encoding HesB/IscA family protein: protein MFSISEKAAEKAKLILKNEGKEGWGLRIFSAEGYCSPSFGLDIDENPQEGDEVVEKDGLKVYMDKQTFDLLSELELDYYEDEEQEGFILKGPMPSCGPGCGGSCGV, encoded by the coding sequence GTGTTTAGTATCAGTGAAAAAGCAGCCGAAAAGGCAAAATTAATCCTCAAAAACGAGGGAAAAGAAGGTTGGGGCTTAAGAATATTCTCAGCTGAAGGATATTGTAGTCCATCATTTGGCCTTGATATTGATGAAAATCCTCAGGAAGGAGATGAAGTAGTAGAAAAAGATGGATTAAAGGTTTATATGGATAAACAGACCTTTGATCTCTTAAGCGAGCTTGAGCTTGATTACTATGAGGATGAAGAGCAGGAAGGATTCATACTTAAAGGACCAATGCCTTCTTGCGGACCTGGTTGTGGAGGTTCCTGCGGCGTATAA
- the fdhD gene encoding formate dehydrogenase accessory sulfurtransferase FdhD, whose translation MQSLENKKIVRVKQNDITEVDDIIAVEKKIKVYVNNEEIVSLSASPCQIRELVVGFLMTEGILKGDWCPEKIMIEENEKQIKVVVELEGHVCLDGKTITSGCMAAVSFLNDVKETINDHLKINASALFNLFRHFQEKSILYRTTGCIHAAAIADENEILFIAEDVGRHNAVDKIIGWTLLNRVSFKGKIMLVSGRISSEMALKTAKWKIPLIVSRTAPTSLAIEFAEKAGLTLIGFLRGQRFNIYSHPERIVF comes from the coding sequence ATGCAATCACTTGAAAACAAAAAAATAGTTAGAGTTAAACAAAATGATATCACTGAAGTTGATGATATAATAGCTGTTGAGAAAAAAATAAAAGTCTATGTAAATAATGAAGAGATTGTATCCCTGTCTGCTTCTCCTTGTCAAATTAGAGAACTTGTTGTTGGTTTCCTTATGACAGAGGGGATTCTAAAAGGAGATTGGTGTCCTGAGAAAATAATGATTGAAGAAAATGAGAAACAGATTAAAGTTGTAGTTGAACTTGAAGGTCATGTTTGTCTTGATGGTAAAACAATTACATCAGGTTGTATGGCAGCAGTAAGTTTTCTTAATGATGTAAAAGAAACAATCAATGACCATTTAAAAATTAACGCATCTGCTTTGTTTAATCTTTTCAGACATTTTCAGGAAAAATCAATTCTATATAGAACTACAGGATGTATTCATGCAGCAGCGATAGCAGATGAAAATGAAATTTTATTCATAGCAGAAGATGTGGGAAGGCACAATGCAGTTGATAAAATAATAGGATGGACATTGCTTAACAGAGTCTCATTTAAGGGCAAAATAATGCTTGTAAGCGGACGAATCTCCTCTGAAATGGCATTAAAAACAGCGAAGTGGAAGATTCCTTTAATAGTAAGCAGAACAGCGCCTACGTCTCTTGCAATTGAATTTGCAGAAAAAGCAGGGTTAACCCTAATTGGCTTTCTGAGAGGGCAAAGATTTAATATATACAGTCATCCAGAAAGAATAGTTTTCTAA
- a CDS encoding DUF86 domain-containing protein → MRKENELFIRDILTAINLIENFIQDIDFKRFIEDEKTKSAILWQIHIIGESTKKLSKDLTENSKEIPWKYMAKMRDKIAHFYFGIDYEIVWDVIKNKLPIIKPLIEGLLK, encoded by the coding sequence ATGAGAAAAGAAAATGAATTATTTATTCGGGATATCCTCACTGCTATAAATCTCATAGAAAATTTTATTCAAGATATTGATTTTAAAAGATTTATTGAAGATGAAAAAACAAAAAGTGCAATTTTATGGCAAATTCATATCATAGGAGAATCTACTAAAAAATTATCTAAGGATTTAACAGAAAACTCAAAAGAAATTCCTTGGAAATATATGGCAAAGATGAGGGATAAGATTGCACATTTTTACTTTGGCATAGATTATGAAATTGTCTGGGATGTTATTAAAAACAAACTACCAATTATCAAACCATTAATAGAAGGTCTGTTAAAGTAA
- a CDS encoding zinc-dependent alcohol dehydrogenase family protein → MKAWVIAKINEPLRLLEMDIPFPDYKEILIKIHACGVCHTELDEIEGRAMPAFFPVIPGHQIVGEVVKVGSAVKKFKVGDRAGVGWIYSACGKCEYCLKGLENLCKDFKATGKDAHGGYAEYFKIHEDFAFPIPENFANEEAAPLFCAGAIGYRSLMLAKVENKQNIGLIGFGASGHLVLKMIKYLYPDSKVFVFSRTLSERQLSMKLGAYWTGDFDETPPEKLNSAIDTTPVWKPPIKVLKHLKPAGRLVINAIRKEEIDKNEFLNIDYQKDLWLEKEIKSVANVTRKDIEEFLKIASQIPIKPEIEIYSFEDANKALKDIKERKIKGAKVLKIGGE, encoded by the coding sequence ATGAAAGCATGGGTCATTGCCAAAATAAATGAGCCATTGAGACTTTTGGAAATGGATATTCCTTTCCCAGATTATAAAGAAATATTAATCAAAATTCATGCTTGCGGAGTCTGTCATACAGAGTTGGACGAAATAGAAGGTAGAGCAATGCCGGCATTTTTTCCTGTTATTCCAGGGCATCAGATTGTAGGAGAGGTTGTAAAAGTCGGAAGTGCTGTAAAGAAATTTAAAGTTGGAGATAGAGCAGGTGTAGGCTGGATTTATTCAGCCTGTGGTAAATGTGAGTATTGTTTAAAAGGGCTGGAAAATCTTTGCAAAGACTTTAAAGCAACAGGTAAAGATGCTCACGGTGGATATGCAGAGTATTTCAAAATTCATGAAGATTTTGCTTTCCCTATTCCAGAAAATTTTGCAAATGAAGAGGCGGCTCCTCTTTTCTGTGCAGGAGCAATTGGGTATAGGTCTTTGATGCTTGCAAAAGTTGAAAATAAACAAAACATTGGACTTATTGGTTTTGGCGCATCAGGGCATCTTGTCTTAAAAATGATAAAATATTTGTATCCAGATTCAAAAGTTTTTGTATTTTCAAGAACATTGTCAGAAAGACAGCTTTCTATGAAACTCGGTGCATACTGGACAGGGGATTTTGATGAAACACCACCAGAAAAATTAAATTCAGCAATTGATACTACTCCCGTGTGGAAACCGCCTATTAAAGTTCTTAAACATCTTAAACCTGCTGGAAGGCTTGTAATAAATGCGATAAGGAAAGAAGAAATTGATAAAAATGAATTCTTAAATATTGATTATCAGAAAGATTTATGGCTTGAAAAAGAAATCAAATCAGTGGCTAATGTTACAAGAAAAGATATTGAAGAATTTCTTAAAATTGCCTCACAAATACCAATAAAGCCTGAGATTGAAATATATTCTTTTGAAGATGCTAATAAAGCACTCAAAGATATAAAAGAAAGAAAAATAAAAGGCGCAAAAGTTTTAAAAATTGGAGGAGAATAA
- a CDS encoding nucleotidyltransferase family protein, which yields MKSLDDIKSTIAKHKKEIVLRFNINKIAIFGSWAKGIANKKSDIDILVDFDQTPDIFLLIDLEEYLQKILKRKIDLVRLSAIREEIKKKVMKEAIFL from the coding sequence ATGAAATCATTAGATGATATTAAATCAACCATAGCTAAACACAAAAAAGAAATTGTACTTAGATTTAATATAAATAAAATCGCTATTTTTGGTTCATGGGCAAAAGGAATAGCGAATAAAAAAAGTGATATTGATATTTTAGTAGATTTTGATCAAACTCCTGATATTTTTTTACTTATTGATTTAGAGGAGTATTTGCAAAAAATTCTAAAAAGAAAAATTGATCTTGTCAGGCTTTCAGCGATAAGAGAAGAAATAAAGAAAAAAGTTATGAAAGAAGCTATATTTTTATGA
- a CDS encoding NAD-dependent deacylase translates to MDISYHEKISKTYELIKKSTYSVAFTGAGISTESGIPDFRSPNGLWQRFRIVTYQEFIIDRKARNEFWKMKRELIQEIINAKPNNAHNALAELEKRGLLKYVITQNIDGLHQMAGNKSVIELHGNQRGYICLDCEKVYPLEEVLKMLKEQELDLRCEVCGGIIKPTIVFFGEPMPEKELLMAQQIANKCDIMFVIGTSLQVEPAASIPRIAYQNGAKLIFINKVQTEWDWIAEIIFYDSAGKVLKDILDVIKSEKF, encoded by the coding sequence ATGGACATTTCTTACCACGAAAAAATTAGTAAAACCTATGAACTCATAAAAAAATCAACATACTCTGTTGCCTTTACTGGCGCAGGAATTTCTACAGAATCTGGAATACCTGATTTTCGCAGTCCGAATGGTTTATGGCAAAGATTTAGAATCGTAACTTATCAGGAATTTATCATTGATAGAAAAGCAAGAAATGAATTTTGGAAAATGAAAAGAGAACTGATTCAGGAAATTATCAATGCAAAACCAAATAATGCTCATAATGCGCTCGCAGAGCTTGAAAAAAGAGGGCTTCTCAAATATGTAATAACTCAGAATATTGACGGACTTCATCAGATGGCTGGTAATAAAAGTGTTATTGAACTTCACGGAAATCAGAGAGGATATATATGCCTTGATTGCGAAAAAGTTTATCCTCTTGAGGAAGTTCTGAAAATGCTCAAAGAACAGGAACTTGATTTAAGATGCGAAGTTTGTGGAGGTATTATAAAACCAACAATTGTATTTTTCGGAGAACCTATGCCTGAAAAAGAACTCCTTATGGCTCAACAAATTGCAAATAAATGTGATATCATGTTTGTTATCGGCACATCTCTTCAGGTTGAACCCGCAGCCTCAATTCCAAGAATTGCTTACCAAAATGGTGCGAAACTTATTTTCATCAACAAAGTCCAGACAGAGTGGGACTGGATCGCAGAAATTATATTTTATGACAGTGCTGGAAAAGTTTTGAAAGATATCTTGGATGTAATAAAATCAGAAAAATTTTAA
- a CDS encoding GGDEF domain-containing protein translates to MNPKILIISITKDINKFLAFNIGVLMLILSFIFIIGGYEKKEFILAISLAGISSLTVNLLSAKIMKRKMEKIIHYSFEKVETQLYFDELTSVYNRTTGINRLMEEMARSKRHKQHLSVAMLDIDNFKSINDNYGHLAGDRVLNHIALQIKNLLRASDVVSRYGGEEFLIILPETDEIKAFMALERVRENIARRPVKIGNGKLNITVSIGITEVDINDSSTDAIQRADLALLKAKRDGKNRIEIAPKYINTMD, encoded by the coding sequence ATGAACCCCAAGATATTGATAATCAGTATAACAAAAGATATTAATAAATTTCTTGCTTTTAACATCGGTGTTTTAATGCTGATTTTGTCTTTTATTTTCATAATCGGGGGTTATGAGAAAAAGGAATTTATTTTAGCTATTTCTTTAGCAGGAATAAGTTCATTAACAGTAAATTTATTGAGCGCAAAAATTATGAAAAGAAAAATGGAGAAAATAATACATTATTCTTTTGAAAAAGTTGAAACTCAGTTATATTTTGATGAATTGACATCGGTTTATAATAGAACAACTGGAATAAATAGGTTAATGGAAGAAATGGCAAGATCAAAGAGACATAAGCAGCATTTGTCAGTAGCAATGCTTGATATAGATAATTTTAAATCTATAAATGATAATTACGGACATTTAGCAGGAGACAGGGTTTTAAACCATATTGCTTTACAGATTAAAAATCTTTTAAGAGCAAGTGATGTAGTTTCAAGATATGGAGGCGAAGAATTTTTGATAATACTACCTGAAACAGATGAAATAAAAGCATTTATGGCACTTGAAAGGGTTAGAGAAAACATAGCAAGAAGACCAGTTAAAATAGGAAATGGGAAGCTTAATATAACTGTAAGTATTGGTATAACAGAGGTGGATATAAATGATAGCTCAACAGATGCTATACAGAGAGCTGACTTAGCTCTTCTTAAAGCAAAAAGAGATGGTAAGAATAGGATTGAAATAGCTCCAAAGTATATAAATACCATGGATTAG
- the recG gene encoding ATP-dependent DNA helicase RecG → MNVQGLNLPIQYLKGVGPKKANLLKKIGIETVKEALYYLPSQYEDRRNKKSIFEIKPGEIITAEGSVVQINEIRTKTNLSIIEAIISDGTGFLKAKWFNQNYLKKILKEKKKLKLFGKVQIDYRGNYLEILNPEYELVEQTLNSQTQEIVPIYRLTEGLSQKQMQSIMQTAVEFAIPHIEEHLPENLINKLKLPTLKEAIKFVHLPPNNADIKLLNEKTSDFHKRIIFDELFFLQLGILLIKQNRICEKGISFNPEGDLLKKFLENLPFKLTSAQQKVINEILEDMKKPIPMNRLLQGDVGSGKTVVAVAAMLAAIECGYQAALMAPTEILAEQHYLNISSLLKGLPINTLIYTSSYNKHSNLICSGAVNLIIGTHALIQEDIHFKNLGIVVIDEQHRFGVIQRAMLKKKGLNPDTLVMTATPIPRTMALTVYGDLDYSILDELPAGRKPILTKVIEPENKKIIYKMIAEEVSSGGQVYVVYPLIEESEAMDLKSATQGYEGLKKLFPQYKVALIHGKMSAKQREEIMKEFRNGDIHILVATTVIEVGVDVPNATLMIIIHAERFGLAQLHQLRGRVGRGLRPSKCILLPYKLTEEAKLRLRAIVNYSDGFKIAEEDMKIRGPGELFGVKQSGMPDLKVADLIKDQSLLEIARNEAEQLLQEDKNLSLHPKTRASLENFWKGKTEIFMTA, encoded by the coding sequence ATGAATGTTCAAGGCTTAAACCTTCCCATCCAGTATTTAAAAGGTGTAGGTCCTAAAAAAGCTAACCTTCTTAAAAAAATAGGTATAGAAACAGTTAAAGAAGCCTTATACTATCTACCTTCTCAATATGAAGACAGAAGAAATAAAAAAAGCATTTTTGAGATAAAACCTGGAGAAATCATAACTGCAGAAGGCTCTGTAGTTCAGATTAATGAAATAAGAACAAAAACAAATCTATCTATAATTGAAGCAATAATTTCAGATGGAACAGGTTTCCTAAAAGCAAAATGGTTTAATCAAAATTATCTAAAAAAAATTTTGAAAGAAAAAAAGAAACTAAAACTTTTTGGAAAAGTTCAGATTGATTATAGAGGAAATTATTTAGAAATTCTCAATCCAGAATATGAATTAGTAGAACAAACTTTAAATTCTCAAACCCAAGAAATTGTCCCCATATACAGACTTACTGAAGGTTTATCACAGAAACAGATGCAATCAATAATGCAGACTGCTGTAGAATTTGCTATTCCGCATATAGAAGAGCACTTACCTGAAAATCTGATAAACAAATTAAAGCTTCCAACTCTCAAAGAAGCTATTAAATTTGTGCATCTGCCTCCTAACAATGCGGATATCAAACTTTTAAATGAAAAAACTTCTGATTTTCATAAAAGAATAATTTTTGATGAATTATTTTTTCTTCAACTCGGCATTCTTCTAATAAAACAAAATAGAATCTGCGAAAAAGGTATTTCTTTCAACCCAGAAGGCGACTTGCTAAAAAAATTCCTTGAAAATCTTCCTTTTAAACTAACATCAGCACAACAAAAGGTAATAAATGAAATTTTAGAGGATATGAAAAAACCGATTCCTATGAATAGACTACTTCAAGGAGATGTAGGTTCTGGAAAAACAGTTGTTGCTGTGGCAGCAATGCTTGCTGCTATAGAGTGTGGATATCAAGCAGCTTTGATGGCACCAACAGAAATACTTGCAGAACAACACTATCTGAATATCTCTTCACTGCTTAAAGGACTGCCTATCAATACTTTAATTTACACATCATCCTATAATAAACATTCTAATCTCATATGTTCTGGTGCTGTAAATCTCATTATTGGCACTCATGCATTAATACAAGAAGATATTCATTTTAAAAATTTAGGTATTGTTGTCATAGATGAACAACATAGATTTGGAGTAATTCAAAGAGCAATGCTAAAAAAGAAAGGACTGAATCCAGATACCCTTGTAATGACAGCAACTCCAATTCCAAGAACAATGGCACTTACAGTTTATGGAGACCTTGATTACTCAATACTTGATGAACTTCCTGCTGGAAGAAAACCAATTTTAACAAAAGTCATTGAACCTGAAAATAAAAAAATCATTTATAAAATGATTGCTGAAGAAGTTAGCTCTGGAGGACAGGTCTATGTTGTATATCCTTTAATAGAAGAATCTGAGGCAATGGATTTAAAATCAGCAACTCAAGGATACGAAGGTTTAAAAAAACTCTTCCCTCAATACAAAGTTGCGCTAATACATGGAAAAATGTCAGCTAAACAGCGAGAAGAAATAATGAAAGAGTTTCGTAATGGTGATATTCATATACTTGTTGCAACCACAGTTATTGAAGTTGGTGTAGATGTTCCTAATGCTACTTTAATGATAATTATACATGCAGAAAGATTCGGACTTGCCCAGTTGCATCAACTAAGAGGAAGAGTGGGGAGAGGTCTAAGACCTTCAAAATGCATATTATTGCCTTATAAATTAACAGAAGAAGCTAAATTAAGACTTAGAGCAATTGTAAACTACTCTGATGGTTTTAAAATAGCAGAAGAAGATATGAAAATAAGAGGACCGGGTGAACTTTTTGGAGTTAAACAATCAGGAATGCCTGATCTGAAAGTTGCTGATTTAATTAAAGATCAGTCTCTTCTTGAAATTGCAAGAAATGAAGCAGAACAACTTTTACAGGAAGATAAAAATTTAAGTCTACATCCTAAAACAAGAGCTTCTTTGGAGAATTTCTGGAAAGGCAAGACAGAGATATTCATGACCGCCTAA
- the uvrB gene encoding excinuclease ABC subunit UvrB, producing the protein MGNFKIYTSFKPKGDQPKAIKQLVEGIKKGYKHQVLLGVTGSGKTFTIANVIEKVNKPTLVIAHNKTLAAQLYGELKELFPYNAVEYYVSYYDYYQPEAYIPETDTYIEKDALINDDIDRMRHSATLSVLTRQDVIVVASVSCIYGIGSPDDYMSMHVTLEEGMKTERDAMLKKLVEILYIRAEEEFRRGAFRVRGDVVDIFASHCLDKAYRVEFFDDEIDAIYEIDPLTGSRQKRLQRIFIPPNSHWVTPEPRLKKALETIEEELQERIKYFKERGEELFAERIEKRTRFDMELLSQFGHCHGIENYSRHLSGRLPGEPPFTLIDYIYAGPSKGDFLTVIDESHVTVPQIGGMYEGDRSRKQTLVEYGFRLPSALDNRPLTFKEFEHRMNYVIYVSATPGDYEIEKSGGRIVEQIIRPTGLVDPKIEVRPATNQVEDLLEEIHKRVSRGERVLVTTITKKMAEDLTDYYTTVGIKAKYLHSDIDTLERVEILKDLRLGKFDVLIGVNLLREGLDLPEVSLVAIFDADKEGFLRSERSLIQTAGRASRNINGTVIFYADTVTDSMKKAIEETERRREIQMKYNKKNGISPETVKSKIKDILSSIYEKDYVTVDVVKEEAEEYELNEETIKKLEQEMKHAAENLEFEKAAEIRDKIFKIKEKMLKLGMKLTV; encoded by the coding sequence ATGGGAAATTTTAAAATTTACACCTCCTTTAAACCAAAGGGAGATCAGCCAAAAGCAATAAAGCAACTTGTTGAAGGAATTAAAAAAGGTTATAAACATCAGGTTTTGCTTGGTGTTACTGGTTCAGGGAAAACTTTTACTATTGCCAATGTAATTGAAAAGGTAAATAAGCCTACACTTGTCATTGCCCACAATAAAACCCTCGCTGCTCAACTTTATGGAGAATTAAAGGAACTTTTTCCCTATAATGCAGTGGAATATTATGTTAGTTACTATGACTACTACCAACCCGAAGCCTATATTCCTGAAACAGACACTTATATTGAAAAGGATGCCTTAATTAATGATGATATTGATAGAATGAGGCATTCTGCAACTTTATCTGTACTTACAAGACAAGATGTAATAGTGGTTGCTTCTGTCTCCTGCATTTATGGAATTGGCTCTCCCGATGACTATATGTCAATGCATGTAACACTTGAGGAAGGAATGAAAACAGAAAGAGATGCTATGCTAAAAAAGCTTGTTGAAATACTTTATATAAGAGCAGAAGAGGAATTTAGAAGGGGCGCTTTTAGGGTTAGAGGAGATGTGGTTGATATATTCGCATCACACTGCCTTGACAAAGCTTACAGGGTTGAGTTTTTTGATGATGAGATTGATGCTATTTATGAAATTGACCCTCTTACAGGAAGCAGGCAAAAAAGGCTACAAAGAATATTTATTCCACCAAATAGCCACTGGGTAACTCCTGAACCAAGACTTAAAAAAGCTCTTGAGACTATAGAAGAGGAACTGCAAGAGAGAATTAAATATTTCAAAGAAAGAGGTGAAGAGCTTTTTGCAGAACGAATTGAAAAGAGGACCCGTTTTGACATGGAGCTTTTGAGTCAGTTCGGACACTGCCACGGAATAGAAAACTACTCAAGGCACCTTAGCGGCAGACTTCCTGGAGAACCTCCCTTTACATTGATTGATTATATTTACGCTGGACCATCAAAGGGAGACTTTCTTACAGTTATTGATGAAAGCCATGTTACTGTGCCTCAGATTGGAGGAATGTATGAAGGAGACCGTTCCCGTAAGCAGACACTTGTAGAATATGGATTTAGGCTTCCCTCTGCTCTTGATAACAGACCTCTTACATTTAAAGAGTTTGAACATAGAATGAATTACGTAATTTATGTATCCGCAACACCAGGAGACTATGAGATTGAAAAATCAGGGGGAAGGATTGTTGAACAGATTATCAGACCAACTGGACTTGTTGACCCTAAGATTGAGGTTCGTCCTGCTACAAATCAGGTTGAAGACCTACTTGAAGAAATTCATAAAAGGGTAAGCAGAGGTGAAAGAGTTTTAGTAACCACAATCACAAAAAAAATGGCTGAAGACCTGACTGATTACTACACAACTGTTGGCATAAAAGCCAAGTATCTCCATTCAGATATTGACACTCTTGAAAGAGTTGAAATACTAAAGGATTTAAGGCTTGGAAAGTTTGATGTGCTTATAGGAGTTAATCTTCTTAGAGAAGGACTTGACCTTCCTGAAGTATCCTTAGTTGCCATATTTGATGCTGACAAAGAAGGTTTTCTTCGCTCTGAAAGGTCATTAATTCAAACAGCAGGCAGAGCATCCAGAAATATAAATGGAACTGTTATATTTTATGCTGATACAGTAACAGATTCAATGAAAAAAGCAATTGAAGAAACTGAAAGAAGACGTGAAATTCAGATGAAGTATAACAAAAAGAACGGAATATCTCCAGAAACCGTAAAAAGCAAAATAAAAGACATTTTATCATCAATCTATGAAAAAGATTATGTAACAGTAGATGTAGTTAAAGAAGAAGCAGAAGAATATGAACTAAATGAAGAAACAATTAAAAAACTTGAACAGGAAATGAAGCACGCAGCAGAGAATCTTGAATTTGAAAAAGCAGCAGAGATACGAGATAAGATATTCAAAATAAAAGAAAAAATGTTAAAACTCGGAATGAAACTTACAGTTTAA